The Raphanus sativus cultivar WK10039 chromosome 2, ASM80110v3, whole genome shotgun sequence genome includes a region encoding these proteins:
- the LOC108841050 gene encoding protein indeterminate-domain 12 translates to MDMFSSRNWSYRPRSLSAEASVSSGNAVSAIQDFYGLDNVTSSGLCTHTETQKAKKRRGVPGNPDPDAEVVALSPKTLLATNRFVCEICNKGFQRDQNLQLHRRGHNLPWKLKQKNTKEQQKKKVYVCPDTNCVHHHPSRALGDLTGIKKHFCRKHGEKKWKCEKCSKFYAVQSDWKAHTKVCGTREYRCDCGTLFSRKDSFITHRAFCDALAEESARIISTPSSNFTNPSPSFQDRPFLLNKSPSSSLLFTSPPPYVNPAPQPTTAAALSATALLQKATALSSGPFGGGGQTRSVGHHRPLTTVNELLGADQVMMRPSSSSEYDQLVVDGLTSTWQKADRLTRDFLGLTGHGAHVSVRPGDMLEYAGGVSFPLSTYLTESHNDESSSSFQQAYDLGFSGPHNM, encoded by the exons ATGGATATGTTTTCATCTCGTAACTGGTCCTATAGACCAAGATCGTTGTCTGCTGAAGCAAGTGTTTCTTCTGGTAATGCTGTCAGTGCCATCCAAGATTTTTATGGCTTGGACAATGTTACATCTAGTGGTCTTTGTACTCACACAGAGACTCAGAAAGCGAAGAAAAGGAGAGGCGTTCCTGGAAATCCTG ATCCAGATGCAGAGGTAGTTGCATTATCGCCAAAGACACTTCTTGCAACAAACAGATTCGTCTGTGAGATATGCAACAAAGGGTTTCAAAGAGATCAGAATCTGCAGCTTCATAGGAGAGGTCACAATCTTCCATGGAAACTAAAGCAGAAAAACACCAAAGAACAGCAAAAGAAGAAAGTCTATGTGTGCCCAGACACAAACTGTGTTCATCACCACCCATCTAGGGCGCTTGGTGATCTCACAGGGATCAAGAAACACTTTTGCAGGAAACATGGAGAGAAGAAGTGGAAATGTGAGAAGTGTTCAAAGTTCTATGCTGTTCAGTCTGACTGGAAAGCTCATACTAAGGTCTGTGGTACAAGAGAGTATAGATGTGACTGTGGCACTCTTTTCTCGAG GAAAGACAGTTTCATAACGCATAGAGCGTTCTGTGATGCATTAGCAGAAGAAAGTGCAAGAATCATCTCAACTCCTTCCTCTAACTTCACAAACCCAAGCCCTAGTTTCCAAGATCGTCCCTTCTTGCTCAACAAATCTCCCTCTTCTTCCTTGCTCTTCACGTCACCACCTCCTTACGTGAACCCTGCACCACAACCCACCACCGCAGCAGCTCTTTCCGCGACAGCTCTCCTCCAAAAAGCGACCGCTCTCAGCTCCGGCCCCTTCGGCGGCGGAGGACAAACTCGGTCAGTTGGTCATCACCGACCTTTGACGACGGTCAACGAGCTTCTTGGTGCTGACCAAGTGATGATGAGACCCTCTTCTTCGTCTGAATACGACCAGCTTGTTGTTGATGGGTTAACATCCACGTGGCAGAAAGCTGACCGTTTGACCAGAGACTTTCTTGGACTCACGGGTCATGGAGCACACGTTAGCGTGAGACCCGGTGATATGCTGGAGTACGCAGGTGGAGTGTCGTTTCCTTTGTCAACATACCTTACTGAATCTCATAATGACGAGTCGTCTTCGTCGTTTCAGCAGGCTTACGATCTGGGATTCTCTGGGCCCCATAATATGTAA
- the LOC108834020 gene encoding uncharacterized protein LOC108834020, whose protein sequence is MGDFNEILEAEESSRFADFGSISLGMRDFQRAVLYCHLTDMAFQGPLHTWCNKREEGVICKKLDRVLLNDVVLLRFPNAYSVFEAGGCSDHMRCTIQVWPSTEKIRRPFKYVNAIGSLPGFLPMIKSYWDSTDKLFHSTSALFRFSKKLKNLKPLIREMGKKEDFLKQRAKLHWLDVGDQNNKTFYIAIKTRQAQNTIREIRNHDGVGVSTQAEIKEEAEIFFSDLLNLQPTEYKGASMEEIQGLLNFRCSERDCTMLEAEVTEEEIRKVLFAIPANKSPGPDGYSSEFFKTTWLKLLLPSIIKENQSAFVKGRLLMENVLLASELVKEYHKDTVFQRCAMKIDISKAFDSVQWSFMLNCLQALGFPDKFIHWIRLCITSPSFSVQVNGDLAGYFQSARGLRQGCSLSPYLFVICMDILSRKLDIAVQERKFKYHPRCKSLLLTHLCFANDLLVFVEGSKESVEGALSVFDDFTSWSGLKISMEKSTIYMAGVPDLEKSRILRNFPMDKGELPAENQYLDISLPLIRGPSAIDQMSKRSRATLFGFSLSGPELKTKGAKVAWRDICYEKEEGGLGIRVLKDINKVYGLKLIWRLLAGCSLWGKWIYENLLKKKSFWEIKSTTQKEIGNGKHTSFWYDKWLDKGVLMDLLGDRGIIDLGIKRDATVAEALSVTRRRRRHRIQLLNDIEDDLVKTREKMDSLVDDICLWKRESGFKKYFSTSETWRLLRDRKLKLAWTRVVWFSNATPKHAFIAWLANLNRLSTLDRVSKWSQGVDVTCVLCKNEKESRNHLFFECSYTSQVWEFLTKGILTTSYSKTWDVIIQILSDGKMEKKRLFCLRYAFQITIYTFWRERNRLRHGEKLVPMEALKKLIDKGIRNKLSLLRRKGIRNMREALTFWFQTRTG, encoded by the exons ATGGGGGATTTTAATGAGATCTTGGAAGCAGAAGAAAGTTCGAGGTTTGCTGATTTTGGTAGTATTTCGTTGGGGATGAGAGACTTTCAAAGGGCGGTTCTCTACTGTCATTTAACTGATATGGCTTTCCAGGGTCCTCTCCACACTTGGTGTAATAAAAGAGAAGAGGGAGTAATCTGTAAAAAGCTTGATAGGGTGTTGTTAAATGATGTTGTTCTTCTTCGGTTTCCTAATGCTTACTCAGTTTTTGAAGCGGGAGGATGTTCAGACCACATGAGATGTACGATTCAGGTCTGGCCTTCTACAGAAAAGATTCGTAGACCATTCAAATATGTCAATGCTATTGGGAGTTTGCCAGGGTTTCTTCCGATGATTAAGAGTTATTGGGATTCTACAGATAAGCTTTTTCATTCTACTTCGGCTCTATTTCGATTCTCGAAGAAGCTTAAGAATTTGAAGCCGCTTATCAGAGAAATGGGTAAGA AGGAGGATTTTCTTAAGCAGAGGGCTAAGCTTCATTGGCTTGATGTAGGAGATCAAAATAACAAAACCTTCTACATTGCAATCAAAACGCGGCAAGCTCAAAATACCATTAGAGAAATCAGAAACCATGATGGAGTTGGTGTTTCTACGCAAGCAGAGATAAAGGAGGAGgcagaaatatttttttctgatctTCTGAATCTTCAGCCAACTGAGTATAAGGGTGCCTCTATGGAGGAAATTCAGGGATTATTGAATTTTCGATGTTCTGAGAGAGATTGTACTATGTTGGAGGCAGAAGTCACAGAGGAGGAAATCAGAAAGGTTCTCTTTGCAATACCGGCAAACAAATCTCCCGGGCCAGATGGATATTCTAGTGAGTTCTTCAAAACAACCTG GTTAAAGCTTCTTCTTCCGAGTATCATCAAAGAGAATCAATCGGCATTTGTTAAAGGGAGGTTGCTTATGGAGAACGTGCTTCTTGCTTCTGAGCTGGTGAAGGAGTACCATAAGGATACGGTTTTTCAAAGATGTGCCATGAAGATTGACATATCAAAAGCGTTTGATTCAGTTCAATGGTCGTTTATGCTTAACTGTCTTCAAGCGCTGGGATTTCCTGATAAATTCATCCACTGGATCAGACTCTGTATCACTAGTCCTTCCTTCTCTGTTCAGGTTAATGGGGATCTTGCTGGCTATTTTCAGAGTGCTCGGGGGTTGAGACAGGGTTGTTCGCTTTCGCCCTACTTGTTTGTGATATGCATGGATATTCTTTCAAGAAAGTTAGATATAGCAGTGCAAGAAAGGAAGTTCAAGTATCATCCAAGATGTAAATCTCTTCTCTTGACTCATCTCTGTTTTGCTAATGATTTATTGGTGTTTGTGGAGGGATCAAAAGAATCAGTTGAAGGAGCTTTATCAGTGTTTGATGATTTCACAAGTTGGTCGGGTTTAAAAATCAGTATGGAGAAGTCTACAATATATATGGCAGGTGTTCCAGATCTTGAGAAGAGTAGAATCTTAAGAAACTTTCCGATGGATAAAGGTGAGCTACCT GCAGAGAATCAGTACTTGGACATCTCGTTACCTCTCATACGCGGGCCGTCTGCAATTGATCAG ATGTCTAAAAGAAGTAGAGCAACTTTGTTCGGCTTTTCTTTGTCGGGTCCTGAACTAAAAACCAAGGGAGCTAAGGTTGCTTGGAGAGATATTTGTTATGAGAAGGAAGAAGGTGGCCTGGGAATTAGAGTGCTTAAAGACATTAATAAAGTCTATGGGTTAAAGTTGATCTGGAGATTGCTTGCGGGTTGCTCTCTTTGGGGGAAATGGATTTATGAAAATCTTCTCAAGAAAAAGAGCTTTTGGGAGATAAAGAGCACTACTCAA aaGGAAATTGGTAATGGGAAGCACACTTCTTTTTGGTACGACAAATGGCTTGATAAGGGAGTGTTAATGGATCTTTTAGGAGACAGAGGCATTATTGATCTGGGTATAAAAAGAGATGCTACAGTGGCTGAAGCTCTTTCTGTaaccagaagaagaaggaggcaTCGCATTCAGTTGTTGAATGATATTGAAGATGATCTGGTCAAAACCCGGGAGAAGATGGATAGTCTAGTTGATGATATATGTTTGTGGAAAAGGGAATCGgggttcaaaaaatatttttctactTCTGAGACTTGGAGGTTGCTAAGGGATAGAAAACTGAAACTGGCTTGGACGCGTGTTGTTTGGTTTAGTAATGCTACTCCAAAGCATGCTTTCATTGCTTGGTTAGCTAACCTAAATCGCTTATCTACTTTAGACAGAGTATCAAAGTGGAGCCAGGGTGTGGATGTGACTTGCGTGTTGTGCAAGAATGAGAAAGAGTCGAGAAACCACTTATTTTTTGAGTGCTCTTATACATCTCAAGTTTGGGAGTTCTTAACCAAAGGGATCTTGACTACTTCATATTCAAAAACTTGGGATGTGATCATTCAGATTCTTTCAGATGGCAAAATGGAGAAGAAGCGTCTGTTTTGTCTTCGCTATGCGTTTCAGATAACGATTTATACATTTTGGAGGGAGAGAAATCGTCTGAGACATGGTGAGAAACTGGTACCTATGGAAGCTCTGAAGAAGTTGATTGATAAAGGCATTCGTAATAAGCTTAGTCTTTTGAGGAGAAAGGGGATCAGAAACATGAGGGAGGCGCTTACTTTCTGGTTTCAAACAAGAACAGGGTGA